From the genome of Phlebotomus papatasi isolate M1 chromosome 2, Ppap_2.1, whole genome shotgun sequence:
ataatactGAATGTGCAGAAGATCAAGTTCCTCTACCTACAGGATCTTGTGccaagaattattattattcttaattAGTTGCCTGAAATCTCATTGTAAAAATCACAAATTGTTCTGGGAAGATTTTTTGTTAGTAAGTTCGTTCAAATGAATTCATGAAGCAATATGAAATACCAGTGCTCCACCTAATATCCAGTGACCAGCAAATCCTAAATGCCGCCACTTATCCCAAACAGCACCACCTGCTGATGCAATAGAAGTATGCTGAGTACCGTCAAAAAGTGCTCCTAAGTATGTAAGTTGCAGTAGGGCCACAGCTCCAAACATTACATTAATTGCAATTGTTCTGATCCCTCGATGAGTATGTTTGCAATTTGTGCATTTCCTTGCTGCAACGCAGGCCCTAAATACCGAAGCAACTTTTCGCCGAACGCTGAATTCCGCCCAGGATGCCGTAGCCAAGTGCATAAGAACTGCCACAAGAGGTGGACTGAGGCCATGAAGTAAAGCTGATACGAGGTAGGTAATTAGGAGAGCAACAGTAGCCCCACGATTCCGATAGATTTCAAAGACATATCGCTTGAGCCAGATGTGCATTGGGATGTTCCAGGATACAGCCACATCTACAAGAGACCGTGGTACTTCGACGGCTAATGCGTGAACAATGGGTCGTGAGTCAGAACTGGCTACGATTGAGGAAGCACGAGCGACGTGGCTGACAAAGTAGTGACCTAGGCGAAAAGCTAGAGCGTCCCTATAAGCTTCCAGCCATCTCCAAGAGGAAGATACAAGTGATGCTACTAAACAGTTTGAGGTAAGGAGAGTAAAACCAGCTACAAACAGCGACCAGAGACATAAAATCGAatcctaataataataataacaataattaataaatgaaaAGATCGTTGGGTTTGCGCTTCTTATAAAACTATTTTACCTGAAGAGTAAAGAATGCTCTTCGAGGTGTCACTGTATAATCTTCCAGAGGTCTCCAAGGGCCAAAGATCAGGGATGGTGGGTGCATGAGGTACCCAATGGTTGTATACCAAGGTATAGTAATCCCATCCATAGCCAGAGAGATACCTTTCATCGCAATTCCCATATTAACACCCCTGATCTGTTGCCAGCGATCAGTGTCTGAATCAAGGACTTCAAGGAGAATGGGAGCTAATAGGGCAATTATCACATAGATGCTGCATGAAATTAGACGATACTGCAGACAAATCAAAAGAATAACATGGAGCAAGATCAACACTGCAACCCACGTTCCATTTGGTCCTATTATGAAGGCAAGAAGAAGGGAACCAAACAAAGTACTTATGAGATCACGCCAAGCAGTTCCATATCtcactgaaaaatataataatccttattaaatgaaaatcaaacaattatcaattaatattatatattcagTCAGTTCTTGTATAAGGAAAATTCAGATACTATTTAAGAAGctatatttaaaaacttttcttaCCAAAAGTCTTCTGAATTTTAATCgagaaaattgcaatatttcagtCTATCATAAACACATAACTGCCCATTCATAGCTGGAGTTTGATTctacaatagtgtcttggataaatgtAACTTCTGTAacttttgcacaaaaaatcgttgacgttcgaagaattcaaacccaatttcgAATAATTTCCCCACAAggttgagaaaattttaaaatactccCTCCATTCCgaatttttgtacttttttcggAACAATATTTAGCAAACGTACTGCTTTTTTCGGAACAGAGGGAGTATCACATTAAAGAACCGTTAAaagaattattcatttattatgAGAGGAATTATAATGGAAAAAGAACATTAAGAGCGCCAttgctttatttttcttcacaactagggtaagtgtgccaaattgcggcattgttgcatgcaagcgacaaagtctcaagtttgaaatgtaatatttttaataaaaatttaatatttttgttactcttttataaggaatgttgcttggaaccttgcagacaatttatcatctttattttctctaaaatcattcttaatacattttaaaatgaataaaaatgtagatatagcattggtggcctatttcggccaccttcattctcatagttccttgcccttccagaattctttaaatatcattttcagatcatcttgttcgtcgaagctacatttttttgttattttttgtattgtacaatctcaagagtatccaaaaactgaaaattcatagaaattcgaggaacaaaaaatatggccgaaattgcaagctggccggaatttagcacacttaccctaagtgatTACTGATTCCCGAGATCGAAATTCGAGCAGAAAGTATTTCAGCCGCCGAACGGACAAcacgaaaagtaaaaaaaaagtcttttcctTTGGATTTAGAAACGAAtcatcgaatttttaaaattctacctTCGACAGTAGAAATTGACTACCCATAAGTATAGCGAAAAATTCTCATTTCTTCATaatcttcttctattttatataaggctgtcggactcagtCGGGTCcatccaaaaaattttcacgacgtaaatttttaataatttttacgtATTAACTTGATTAGATTTGACAGCCACAAATTTCAGAGACATAATTCCGGATTTTTTGTTGTGGAAGAAATATTCGTCATGTCTTGTTCTAAAAAGATAAATACCTCTAACGTATCCGATGAAGCCGGATTGTCTAATGGAATTTATCCGAAGGACTGCCTGGCTCAATACACAATACCCGTAAGGGACAAACATAAAGGGGATACATAAGGGGCCCAAATGGAGGCCTGGATGCAGCTGGCGAGTTGGCGAGGACATAATACACGAGGAGGATGGGGCGGCTGTAGCTGAGACTGGAGCTGAACGTGTATGGATGGAAGCCGCTTGCTGCCCCCAAAatgaatctatctatctatctaacgTATCCGGAAGGTGTTTATAtccctaatgcccaacgcacaatgactttggttttgtaaacatatttttgacatttcaatgagagtgaatgaaacagaaatctCGTTTATGATTCTAGGagcggaattctgtaacagtatgacaatgtcatatgagaaattttcgtagtaaattcGAGAGTAGGAAAACAATGAAacccagtgagcatcgaatagCTATAGTAAGCAGCTCTCTGGAGGTCTTAGTAAGTGTTattatatgaatttttaattagttcttccgaattcatccattgaaaaaaaatagaatttgtcATATAATATTCTCATACTGTTACAAAATCCCTTTACGGCATATCCCCCTACAGGATACAGGAGATCTGAGTGTACATACCGTCCACTATAATTTGGAGGGCATTATTCTGCTGTGGTCTATGTACTGGAAAAATTatcttattataattattatattatattattattatattatattaattataatataataataccaATTATCTACTTCTAAGATCCCAGAACACGGAGCTCCTTGCTCCCGATTCACCAATCGAACCAAGAATGACTCCCCTGTCCACGAACATATTCTCTTTACAGTTCCTTTCTAGCAAGGAGAAATAAactaacaatttttaaataacgaTCGTtgcaattttagtaaaaaaaaaactgacttctgtacaattaaaataaatcattctTACCCAAGACGGAGCTAAGGATGCGATGAAGAGTACATGCAATCAGAATGACTCCCACAGCTGTCCCCATTTGAATTCCTACGGGCACCACACAACCCTCCCATGCACCTTCAAGTCCCCACCCAACGGGAACTCTGTCCTCGAATTCCTCCGCGTACTCATCACCGTAGTAGTCATCGTAGAGAAACTCTTCCATCAGCTGGAATATTGCCggtaaaaaaaattgcgacaaaAAGCGTGTAAACACAAACTGACAGATACATTACTTCGCAATCGAAGAATCCATGCACTCTGAAGTTCGCAGCGTATGACAACTCAAAAATAGGGTTCTCTCCCATGgagaatttcacaatatttcgaaatatattatatCAAACAATATAAGACATTTTTGGTCCTTCTAGCCGGTTAATTATCTATATTATACATTATAAAAGACTCAGGTAATGTTTCCCTAAGATATACATTACAGGTAAGAGCAGTAAAAGGTAAGGTCTGGTCATAATTAGTCACAAACCCAACTTATTCCAAAAGAGTGTTCGTTGGTGTGGCTttatatatgaaattttcactgacccTGAATACTTTTCGATGACTCCGGCACTCTGTCTGTCAGTTTGTACAGCTGATAATGTTTTGTTGAGCTGGACAACAATGGAGTTTGAGTGAAATTGTGTTCTGAAAAATCTCTATAGCATTCTGCATTTGTCACTTGCACAATGGCTGATCCCACCCAGGATGACTATCCCACTTGGGTAAGACATTAGAAATTATCCCTTCAATCCCATATCATtgatttcttattttctttacaGATGGGGATGGTTTTTGTTTTCAATCTTATCATAGGCACAGGAGCCCTCACACTTCCCGCAGCTTTTTCTAGAGCAGGATGGCTTGGAGGATCCGTGATGGTCCTCCTTGTGGGCTTTATTTCCTATGTCACAGTGACCTTTGTCATTGAGGCAATGGCCTCAGCCAATGCCATTCTCCACCTTCGAAATGCCCTCAAGCGCCGTGTCGCCAGAGATGTGAGTGAACTTTTAGGGCATGAGATAAACAGTTctatttaaagtatttcttcGTTTTGAAAATAAcgataaaaataatctttcacTTGTTAATGCAATGCAATATCTTCTTTTTATAACATATGTATATCTCCCCGTTTACAGAGGCCTGGCGCATCAGACTCTGACACTGACACAGCTGAAAATTCTCCATTGGTTACCGATGATGGTGATGGTACACCATTTTCCCTGACCTCTCGCGTAGAAATGGGAGAAATGGCTACTATTTACTTCACGGGAACAGGAGTAGCAGTATTCTATCTCTGCCTCGCCATATATCTATATGGTGATCTCAGTATCTACGCCGCAGCAATTGGCACAAGTTTAAAAGATGTCATTTGTACTGCGCCTAATATTACGGATCCTAGTGGTCCTTGCTGGCCTAATCACACTTTCAGGCGCATTGATTGCTACAGAGCTTGTGTTGTAGCTACAGGACTCATACTGGGCCCTTTTGTATTCTTCAACGTCCAGAAAACCAAATATATTCAGATTCTCACAGTTATATTTCGGTGGTTcggtaagtaattttttttattttatggaaCAGTCTAATAGAGCAAATTaaggattagggtaagtgtgcctaattccggccagtttgcaatttcggccaccttttttgttccttgaatttccatgaacttttagattttacatactctaaagattatacaatgcaaaagaataacaaaaaatatagctttgacaaacgagatgacgtgaaaaagatattgaaagaattcccgaagggcaaggaactatgagaatgaaggtggccgaaatagggcaccaaagctgtctatatttttattcattttaaaatgtattaagaatgatcttagagtaaataaagacggtgaACTCTTTATAAGGTTCcatgcaacactctttcagaagaaagaataaaaaaatcaatttgtattcaaaatattacatttcatacttgagactttgacgcttgcatgcaactatgccgaaattaggcacacttaccctacttatctataaatttaatataattagaCGAATAGTCAACATaacttattaatttatttacagcTTTCACTTCCATGATCGTTATGGCTGTTTCACGGTTAATTAGTGACGGAGTCCAGGGACATCCTGGTCCTGTGGTACCTTCTGGAATTCCGAGCCTCTTTGGAACTTGCATCTATTCCTTCATGTGTCACCATTCCCTTCCAAGTCTCCTAGCTCCTGTTAGAGAAAAACGTCACCTAACTTGGCAACTTCCACTAGATTTTGTCCTCATCGCCATCTTTTACATCCTATTGGCTCTCACAGGTGTTTTTGCCTTTGATCGCCTCGATGATTTATACACCCTCAACTTCCTTGAGAATCCTGGCGAAGGATTCACTCGCGTGATTGACTACTTCCTAGCCCTGTTCCCCGTCTTCACGCTAAGTGCAAGTCTTCCCATTGTTGCCATCACCTTAAAACACAATCTCGAAGCAATCTTGGTAGCAGGTCGACGTACTTCACTGGCATGTCGCGCTCTTCTTCCACTTTTGGCACTTTTGCCGGCATTTGCTGTAACTCTACTAACTGACAGTTTGAGCTCTCTGGTCGGCTTTACAGGAACTTACGCAGGTGCTGGAGTGCAATATATAACACCTGTGGCTTTGGTATACTGTGCACGCAGGCAGATTGCTACTGTTATGCCATCAGCTCCTGTAAATCCCCACCGATCTCCATTTTACAGTAATAAGTGGCTCCTCATTGTGGTACTCTGGTGTGCTCTAGGAGTCGTGCTAGTGACTGTCAACTTTTTCACAAGGGTTGCTAATCCAccgtgaaaaattttattgccaaataaaaagatattttgaattttgaaaacattttggaaGTTTTTCTtcagattaaatatttttggtcagtaaatggtacaaaattctttagaaatcatttttttttaatttattaaaggcTGCACTTTCGGTAAAAATTCTACGTAGAAGTGAAAAATGGTaagcaaaaaaatgtaaattggtaaaaagtgaaatattatCGGAAAGACACAGTTAACAAATTATGAatcatttacattttttacttaccaaattttctaatttacttaccaaaaatgCTTTGCCCTAcgtaattacagtagactctctttcaatcgggcatttggggcaaaatgtcatccgatttatcgatagattttggCATCAAAGTCATAGTAAATTAAACGAAAagcgcttaattataaagaatcaagATAAAATTATAGGAACTAACAGCGAATTTAAgtaaatttccttaaaaattaaacgtgaaaattgtcaataaaatttctccctcgattgaaaaagagacGATTGAGTAGGAGTCTACTTATACTGTATGCTGAAGTTGCCGAGATATGGATTtgataattttccttttttttggaatatttatatttaggagtttttgagaaaaatgggtTTGAATtctgacgctatcgcagcgccacatGTAATGACTTTAAACTTTCATCTGAAGGtgttcatcgagacgaaaccaaaaaccaaaatttagtttaaaatgttaattagaaccggagatagaggccggtcaattttcgaaattcaacCTCTTATAGCTCGGGTGAGGTGCTAACgttcgacttaagtattttttgtttgataggtataatcagcggctataacatactaaaatttcagcccgatgcacaatggagtttttgagttatttaacaaagaaaatcgattttttttctttttacaaatagcgcccctagcagtagttttatgaacttgcgatgttagaaggggaagttcaaaaatttccaaaatgccctcaatttttaaattctgacaattagaacccgagttatggaaattttaagaaacttatttTGATCACTTATActtatagcttgggtcaggaGGTCACGGAACCTTAAGTTTAGTACTATTTGAAACCTCTAAGGCCCAGCTCAGATATAACATACAAAAAATTGAGATCGATCGacgccataggggctgagttattgagaaaacaaaatttggaggtattcaaaatggcggaaggaggggagGGGGCAGGGTGCCAATGAACgtttttgcaattttcactCGATGTATAACCTTTGACGAAAAtgggaagtcgatatctctcttagtTTAGAAGATATTAAGATATTAAGCGGTACGgaaacggtttttagccatccatatattcgtgatcaggaagtgaccTAACACATTTTGGAAAACTTGGCGCTAATCGGAGGAcatttgttaggattatagtaggtgagattgttaagaatcgcACCTAATAcggttgaatcattcctaatgatgggttttcaagatcaaaggttagAAAGACTTTTAGGGGGTGTAATTCTCATCTGAATGGTATAGTGTTTGGGTTTGTTTGCATTGCCTTTCAATTCTCGGTGAAACTgaactgataactaatttttatccgaaattaaattatattacctagggagaggtggggttactttgagctgtgaggctagattgttatacgacttttccgcctatttctaaatgaagctggtccttacaattattttatttagatccacattTATTTTGTCTATTCGAATTACATCATATTGAAAcccagttttctttaaaaatatgcgaaaaaatcgtataacaatgtagccccacagttcaaagtagccccacctcctccTACTCCTGAGATATTTTGGGCAAAGTTTTGAGTGATTGAtgataaatcggttgtgaaccgataagtaattttcgtttTTGCAAGGCCCTAGCTCCGCTTCTAATTTTCAGAATTTGGTCGTTGGGGCGggcgtttaaaaaaaattcgtgAAATGCCACATCTACTTCTAACCCTTCTGATATTGAAAAAACGTGAAATCATTTTTAGGCACggcattattaaaaagaaaactttcaaaTGGTTAAAGTTCTTTTCAAAGGCACTAGGGATGCTCTGCTTAAAATCGagttcaaacaaaaataaattagggtaagtgtgccaaatttcggcatagttccaTGCAAGCGccgaagtctcaagtttgaaatgtaatatttttaatacacattgattttttattccttcttcttaaggagtgttgcttggaaccttgtaaacagtttaccgtctttatttgctctaaaatcattcttaatacatttaaaaataaataaaaatgttggcatagctttggtgccttatttcggccaccttcattctcataaatttttgcctttcgggaattctcccaaagcctttttcacgtcatctcgtttatcgaagaaatattttttgttattttttgcattgtataatctttagagtatgtaaaaactaaaaattcatggaaatttgaggaacataaaaggtggccggaattgcaagctggcaggaatttgacacactttcCCTACATTATCTCAACTACGAGCAACCGCTTGAGATCAAATTCTTCGACAAAATTAAAGAGAATATTCTTGTCTACATTTCACTCATGTATTACTTCTCTGTGAGTACAACCAAATTCTAGATATAATATTTTGGTTTGAATACAGAATTTGGGGAATTGCCAATAATGACGAAAACCGAAAAGCccttaataaaaatgaaatgaaatacagaatttttatttatttcacgaatttgactCAACATTACCGCATATAATGTCTTCAAACTCCCAAATTCGGatctaaatcgaattttcgtGCATGCTGAAttgattcattttaaaaatcttatcGACAACAAGCTGATCTAAGCATTATCACTAGCTCTAATTGATTAATCAATGTCATCCGAATGGTTAATGAGCTATTTTATGGATTTAATGTCATTTTTATATGCCTTACTACAATACGTTATTCATCCTAGTCATTGTAATGCAATGATAATTGTTTGAGTAATGGAGCAATAATGTGAGTTGTAAAAATTTGATGCTCGGTCAAGCATGAAGTATTTCATTGCTCAGAGTCAAAGTGAGATTGtaataatcttttaattttgataCTGCTAAGGATCGTTTTTCAatagaatttcgaaattttaaattttgacaaagaTCTCTCAGGTATTTacttaatagttttttttttggttttttaaaataatttttaaaagaagagATTTATCAAACAGGTGTACAGATACACATGACTAAATGAACGATGGATTAACTTATTTATTTCCtaactttcttttaataaatttataattttccgTCTGTTATATTGTAAAACTCATTAATTAcgatttttgagtaatttttaaaagtagttCAGAAGATGATTTTTGTACAATTAATTAGAGAATCCTCACGACTGTCATGACTTCGTTCAAATGCTTGGGGGTACAAATTTAATCGCTGCAACATCTGCAACTGTAGATAAACTCAATTGTAATAAACTATTTGCCAATCTGAAATTTAtcatttccaaaataaaattttgtataaaaagtgACCTCGGGGCAAGTCATTAactcttgaataaaatttttgataaagcTTTTTCATGGTAATTGGACAATTAGTGGTTTTATTTTCACTTACAAAAATAGACTCTGGTAGAAAACGCAAAAGCTTCAAAATGAAAATCATTCGATTTAGCGAAAGCATTATATTTGCGATGGTAATTCCACTCAAAACAAATCTGAAacaataaatacaaattgaacaactaatataaaattctttaataattcaacCATTGGTGCAAGGCTGCTGCACAAAATCCAAACAAAAACCACGATTGTCTACATCTTGAGGAGCCTCTGTGGCGTCCGTGTGGAAGGCTAATCGGAATGGACGAACAGTTGAAGTTACAGTCCTTTCGACGTTGTTAACTTCAGCATTGAAAGTTCCTCCGCAGATACGATCCTCACAAGTAGATGAGACAGGTAATCGATCAGCAACTCTAGCACAGCCTATCATTAGCCAGTCATTAGGACATGAATTGGGAATATTCTGAGTTCCACTGCCCACCATTGCTGGTACTATGGTATTTGAATTTCCTGTCAGAGTGAAGGACCTCGAGCGGTTGTTAGCGGTGTCAGGACAGGCAGAGTACTGAATACCGCAGAAATTTCTCTCACTTCGAATGCAGATACTATAGTCTTGGTTAGATAGTTGCCGACCATTAATGGGTTCAAAGTTGAAACTTCTAACTCGTCCATTGACGCCAGTATGATACTGAAGGCATCCTTGATCAGCCTAAAATTCAGAAATGAAACGTAAAACGTTGAAGTGCACAGTGGAATTAgttaaggtcgtgtagcaagttAAGTAAAACATATGGCCTCAAATAGCATCAGTTGCTAGAGCCCTTGTTTAGTTAACGTGTATAGTCTCCAGTTCGatcctgggtggaggcaggagtttttcctatctccactgaaaaaaaaatggatgattta
Proteins encoded in this window:
- the LOC129801640 gene encoding protein-serine O-palmitoleoyltransferase porcupine is translated as MEEFLYDDYYGDEYAEEFEDRVPVGWGLEGAWEGCVVPVGIQMGTAVGVILIACTLHRILSSVLVRYGTAWRDLISTLFGSLLLAFIIGPNGTWVAVLILLHVILLICLQYRLISCSIYVIIALLAPILLEVLDSDTDRWQQIRGVNMGIAMKGISLAMDGITIPWYTTIGYLMHPPSLIFGPWRPLEDYTVTPRRAFFTLQDSILCLWSLFVAGFTLLTSNCLVASLVSSSWRWLEAYRDALAFRLGHYFVSHVARASSIVASSDSRPIVHALAVEVPRSLVDVAVSWNIPMHIWLKRYVFEIYRNRGATVALLITYLVSALLHGLSPPLVAVLMHLATASWAEFSVRRKVASVFRACVAARKCTNCKHTHRGIRTIAINVMFGAVALLQLTYLGALFDGTQHTSIASAGGAVWDKWRHLGFAGHWILGGALVFHIAS
- the LOC129801639 gene encoding transmembrane protein 104 homolog → MADPTQDDYPTWMGMVFVFNLIIGTGALTLPAAFSRAGWLGGSVMVLLVGFISYVTVTFVIEAMASANAILHLRNALKRRVARDRPGASDSDTDTAENSPLVTDDGDGTPFSLTSRVEMGEMATIYFTGTGVAVFYLCLAIYLYGDLSIYAAAIGTSLKDVICTAPNITDPSGPCWPNHTFRRIDCYRACVVATGLILGPFVFFNVQKTKYIQILTVIFRWFAFTSMIVMAVSRLISDGVQGHPGPVVPSGIPSLFGTCIYSFMCHHSLPSLLAPVREKRHLTWQLPLDFVLIAIFYILLALTGVFAFDRLDDLYTLNFLENPGEGFTRVIDYFLALFPVFTLSASLPIVAITLKHNLEAILVAGRRTSLACRALLPLLALLPAFAVTLLTDSLSSLVGFTGTYAGAGVQYITPVALVYCARRQIATVMPSAPVNPHRSPFYSNKWLLIVVLWCALGVVLVTVNFFTRVANPP